A window of Roseburia hominis A2-183 genomic DNA:
GCTGACCCACTATTCTCCATCCCTGGTGCATGCAGAGAACTATCTGCCCCAGGTGCGAGAGATTTTCCCGGATGCGTTTTTGGGAAAAGACGGGAAAAGCGTGGAATTGATGTTTGAGGATGAGAACTAAAGAAAAGGGAGGTTGTCATAATGAAGAAGAGTGGCGTGATTAAGGCAGTGATAACAATACTGATCATTTTACTGATCGTGGGAGCGTATTACTTTTTTACGACACAGAGACGGACATCGGTGGAAGATACAGTGGAGTTGACAGAGATACAAAAGCTTATCACAAAGAATCTGGATGCCAACTATCCGGCAACTCCGCGTGAGGTTGTGAAGTATTACAACCGTATTCTGGAGTGCTTCTATGATGATACCTATACGGACGATGAACTGGAGTCGCTGGCGGATCAGGCGAGAAAGCTGCTGGACGACGAACTGTTGGAGAACAATCCGCGGGATCAGTATCTTTCCGACCTGAAAGCGGATATTGAAGATTACCACAACAAATCAAAAACGATTCGCAGCAGCAATGTCTGCGACAGCAATGATGTGGTGTATCAGACGGTGGACGGGAGAGAGTGCGCTTATGTGACGGCGTCTTATTTTATGAATGAGAACAACAGCTTCGACCGTACCAACGAAATGTATGTTTTGAGAAAAGATGACGATGGAGACTGGAAGATTCTGGTATTCTATCAGGTGGAGGGAGATTCTTCCGATGAACAGTAATGAGATAAAAATATTGGCGATTGAAAGCTCGTGCGATGAGACGGCAGCAGCGGTTGTCGTGAATGGAAGGGATGTCAGATCAAATGTGATATCCTCCCAGATTGCATTGCATACCTTGT
This region includes:
- a CDS encoding DUF6715 family protein, with protein sequence MKKSGVIKAVITILIILLIVGAYYFFTTQRRTSVEDTVELTEIQKLITKNLDANYPATPREVVKYYNRILECFYDDTYTDDELESLADQARKLLDDELLENNPRDQYLSDLKADIEDYHNKSKTIRSSNVCDSNDVVYQTVDGRECAYVTASYFMNENNSFDRTNEMYVLRKDDDGDWKILVFYQVEGDSSDEQ